DNA from Thermomicrobiales bacterium:
GGCAACGCTCACCGAGTCGGACGCCCCAGCACCCGCCAGCGCCAGCAGCGCGACAACTAGCGTCGTGCTCAGGCCAAACACCATCAGGCTTGCGCCATAGCCGATGACCGCCCCGACCATCACCAACCCCGGGCGATCCGGCTGCGGGACGAGACTGACCAGCAACCCACCAATTACCGCCCCTGCCGCCGGCGCAGACAGCAGCAGGCCGAACCCTTCCGGCCCGATTTTCAGCACGTCGGTCGCGAACACCGGAGCAAGACCCACCGTCGATCCCAGCAATGTCGCAAGGAAGTCCAACAGGATGACACCCCAGATCACCGGCGTCTTGCGGATGAACGCCAGACCCTCTGCAATCGCCTCAAAATGGTTGCGGCGCACAAGTGGTGGCTCCAGCCGCGTCTTCATTGCCAGCAACGCACCAATAACGAAGATGAACGACGCCGCATCGAGCAGGTAGGTGCCCGATAAGCCAATGCGTGCGACGGCCACCCCACCCACCGCAGGACCGACCATCCGCGCCACCGCAAAGACGAGGATATTCAATGACATCGCAGGTGCCAGCTCGTTGCGCGGCACCAGCGCCGGGATCAACGCCTGCCGCGCCGGACCGTCGAACGCCGAAATCGCAGCCGCGATCGCTGCGACAGCGTAAAGCAGCACGATCGTGACATTCCCGTTCGCCGTCGCGCCCGCAATAACCAGGCTGATGGTCATCAGTCCGGCCTGCGTCAGCAGCAAGACACGCCGTCGATTGAACGCGTCCGCGACCGACCCACCGATCAACGACGTCGAGAAGATGGCAAGCGCCCGGATCAGGCCAAGAATGCCAAGCTGAACCGCCGACCCTGTCATGTCGTATACCTGCCAGGACAGCGCCGCAGCGTGCATCTGCGTGCCCAGCATCGAAACGAACTGACCCATCCAGATGTATCGATAATCCCGGTGCCGCAGCACGTGCACCGGTAACCGACGTCGTCCGTCGCTATCGACCCCGCTCAGACATGTCCCCCATCCACCCCGACCCACCACGCGTGCGCTACAGGCGGGTCAGGATACTGGCACGTCTGGAATCACGCCACTTGTGCCCACGTAGCAGTGGAGTATGATCGCCTCGCCAATGGGGATCAGGGGAGTACATGACGTCCAGCGAGAGCGCGACACCATCTGAAGCGCCCACTGATGCAGTGGTCGATCCACCGCGTGATACCGCACGCTTCGGCGCGCTCGAGGCTCCGGTCTTCCGCAACTACTTCCTGGCAACCATTGTCTCGAACATCGGCTCCTGGATGCAGATCTCCTCGCCCAGAGCTGGCTCATCCTTGAGCTGACCGACTC
Protein-coding regions in this window:
- a CDS encoding MFS transporter; the protein is MGQFVSMLGTQMHAAALSWQVYDMTGSAVQLGILGLIRALAIFSTSLIGGSVADAFNRRRVLLLTQAGLMTISLVIAGATANGNVTIVLLYAVAAIAAAISAFDGPARQALIPALVPRNELAPAMSLNILVFAVARMVGPAVGGVAVARIGLSGTYLLDAASFIFVIGALLAMKTRLEPPLVRRNHFEAIAEGLAFIRKTPVIWGVILLDFLATLLGSTVGLAPVFATDVLKIGPEGFGLLLSAPAAGAVIGGLLVSLVPQPDRPGLVMVGAVIGYGASLMVFGLSTTLVVALLALAGAGASDSVSVAMRAVIRQLATPDPLRGRVAAAHSAMASGGPRLGEFQSGMMAGLVGPRLAMFLGGAAVVAASVAMGALLPRMTRARLAELDADAQLEEEQARLEAAGVADRRPG